From the Lactuca sativa cultivar Salinas chromosome 9, Lsat_Salinas_v11, whole genome shotgun sequence genome, the window ATTGCAAAAGAAAAATCAGACAAAACAGGGTCATTTTTATCATCCTACATCTATTAAACGGAGACAGGCCCAGGGTAATCATTTGAAGGGACGAAAACTGCCAATCATGAAAACACTGGGTGTCATATTTTAGAAACTTGGACTAAAACATGTCAACCACATGGTTCAAAATTAACTCAAGATTTATCTGACCATGACGATTGAAACTTTATCATTTTTGTAATATGATATTTTCTTTGGTCTAAAATGGTTAACTCAACTTATTTTATTACGGTAGATCAAAATGTTCTGAATCTACCATAAAGATATAAATATTTGATAATCTAATTCGATGTAAAACACCGTCAGATAAAACGATTTTTCTAGATAGTCAACTGAAGATTTTTGTAAAGCAGTTAGAGTTATAAtaataagaaaatcatatattattgGAACATTCATACTCAATATTTGGTCTTATGATATGATAAAGAAAACACAAGTAGCACCACATCAACTCTTTCGAGGCTTCTTCCAATTCCTCCCAATAAAGAATCCGCCAACACCCTTTTTGCTCTATAAAAGCTCTTCCATGTTCTTGTTCATCTCTCAGAAATACTCGATTTTGAtcttcaaaagtttcaaaaatgGGAAAAGTTATTCACTTTCTTTTTTGCATTTTGATATCCAATTCGATCTTATCTTTAGCTCAAGAAGATTGTAGTTCTTATAACTTCAGAAACAACGAAATCTATGCAACGTGTGTGAGTTTACCTGTTCAAAACTCGAATCTTCACTGGAACTACCACCCGACCAATGGCACCGTGGATGTGGCTTACCGGCACACCGGAGTTTCAACGTCGACGTGGGTGGCTTGGGCTCTAAACTTAAACGGGTCGGGTATGCTTGGAGCTCAAGCTCTTGTTGCTTTACCCAACTCAAACGGATCCGTTCAAGGCTATACATCGGCAGTTACCAGCTACGGCACGGGGCTGCAACAGTCTCCGTTGAACTTCGCCGTGCCGGCTATCAGGGCGGAGAGGTTGAACGGCGATGTTTTGATTCATGCGACTTTGGTTTTGCCTGGTGGGAGAACGAGTTTCAATCAGGTTTGGCAGTCGGGTCCGGTTTCTAACGGAGCTCCGGGTGCTCATGCTTTGGGTTCTGAGAATCGAAACTCGTTAGGAACGGTGGATTTCATCACAGGTCAGACCGGTGCCGGCGCTGCGGTTGGTGGTTCACTCCTTCATCGGAGAAACGTAAGCATTCTCTTCATTCATTACAAATATTATGATTTATGCATAAGTTAGAAGTGATTAATTAAATCATGCTAATTTCGTTGATTTTACAGACGCATGGAGTGTTAAACGCTGTGAGTTGGGGAATACTTATGCCGATGGGAGCCATGGTGGCGCGTTACGTGAAAGTATTCAAGGTCGCTAATCCCGCCTGGTTTTACATTCACATCGCCTGTCAAGCCACCGCCTACGGCGTCGGAGTTGCCGGATGGGGTACCGGACTGAAACTCGGCAGCGACTCCGAGGGTATCAAGTACACTTCTCACCGGAACATCGGGATCACCCTCTTTGTCCTCGGAACTCTACAGGTATTTGCACTGCTGTTGAGGCCGAAGCCAGATAACAAATACAGGAAGTATTGGAACATCTACCATGGCGGCGTTGGGTACACCGTCATCATTCTCGCAATCATCAACGTCTTTAAAGGACTCGATATTTTGGATCCGGAGAAGAAATGGAAGCATGCTTACATCGGTGTTCTTATATCCCTTGGCGCCATTGCAGCCATCTTGGAAGCTTTTACGTGGTTCATTGTTTTGAATAGGAAGAAAGAGGAGAAGCAGGTGAACGGCGCTCATGGAGCGAACGGTTATGGTCACAGCCATGGGCAGCCGGCGTAAGGGAGTGGAGGACGGCGGAGCTTCATGACTTGGTTGTTGCTCCCAGTTTTGGGTAGTAGTGATAGTTCATGTTTATACATCTGTTATTGTTGAGGTTGATTATTGTTGATATTTATATTCTTTTTTCTCATGGTTGTAATTTTTATACACATGTATTTGTATGTTGAGATTTACTTTGAAAATTTATGGATTTTTTAACACGTTTGATAAAAAATATTTACATGTTAACcattttttccaaaatttttgaTATTAAACATCGAATTTTAGGAAGATTTTTTAGGGCATAATTTCACAGCAGGGGTTGTACGAGAAAGTTAGTGTTTGGAGCatagtagaaaaaataaaaattttgaaaa encodes:
- the LOC111895889 gene encoding cytochrome b561 and DOMON domain-containing protein At5g35735, whose amino-acid sequence is MGKVIHFLFCILISNSILSLAQEDCSSYNFRNNEIYATCVSLPVQNSNLHWNYHPTNGTVDVAYRHTGVSTSTWVAWALNLNGSGMLGAQALVALPNSNGSVQGYTSAVTSYGTGLQQSPLNFAVPAIRAERLNGDVLIHATLVLPGGRTSFNQVWQSGPVSNGAPGAHALGSENRNSLGTVDFITGQTGAGAAVGGSLLHRRNTHGVLNAVSWGILMPMGAMVARYVKVFKVANPAWFYIHIACQATAYGVGVAGWGTGLKLGSDSEGIKYTSHRNIGITLFVLGTLQVFALLLRPKPDNKYRKYWNIYHGGVGYTVIILAIINVFKGLDILDPEKKWKHAYIGVLISLGAIAAILEAFTWFIVLNRKKEEKQVNGAHGANGYGHSHGQPA